In Thermocrinis sp., the DNA window GGTTAAGGGCTTGTTCGCCAAACACCTCAAGAAGGATGGAAAGTGCTACCCTTCTTGGTTCTTTAACCGCCTTTTCTCCACCTATCAACCTAAAAGGTCTGAAATGATAGACCCTTTCAAAGTTTTTGTAGTCGCAGATCAAAAATTCTCCGCCCCAAAGGGTGCCATCGGTCCCGTAGCCTGTGCCATCCCAAGCTATTCCCAGAACCCTCTCTTTTAGCCCCCTCTCTGCCATGCAGGAGAGTATGTGAGAGTAATGGTGTTGAACTTTTAAAAGGGGGATGTTTTTCTCTTCTGCAAACTCCTTAGCCCAACGCGTAGTTTCATACCTTGGATGCATGTCGCAAACCACAACCTCTGGCTCAAACTCGTAAAGCTCCATAAAGTCTAAAATCATCTCTTCAAAGCTTTTAAGAGTTTGATAGTTTTCCACGTCTCCAACGTGCTGACTGACAAAAACCCTGTCCTCCCAGGCTATGGCAAAGGTGTTCTTTAGCATCCCGCCAACCGCCAACACCTTTTTTGATAGTTTGTAGGGAAGCCTTATAGGTAACGGTGCATATCCTCTGGATCTTCTTATGGGCAAAGGCACCCCTCCTACCACCTTAACTACAGAATCATCGCACCGCCTTCTTATATCCCTGTTGTGAAGGAGCAGAAGATCCGCCAGTTGGGACAGCTTTTCAAGGGCTTCAGCGTTATCCTTTACTATGGGCTCTTCTGAGTAATTGCCAGAAGTGGCAACAAGGGGAAAATCAAGATTTTTTGTGATTATGTAGTGCAGTGGAGAGTATGGTAAAAAGGCTCCTATCTTCTTTAAGCCTGGTGCTACTGCTCCTGAAAGTGTTCCACTTCCTCTCTCCACTAAAACTATGGGCCTTTCTGGAGAAGAAAGAATGGCTTCTTCAAGTGGTGTAGGTTTGGCAAAGGTTCTGAGCTGATCTAAGTCTTTGAACATTACCGCAAAGGGCTTTTCCTTTCTTCTTTTCCTCTCCCTTAAGGTCCTTACTGCTTCTTCTTCGGTCGCATTGCACATAAGGTGAAAACCACCTATCCCTTTTACCGCTACTACCTTCCCTTCCTTCAGAGCTTTTAGCACCAGAAGTATAGCATCCTCCCTTTCCGCAAGCAAAGATCCCTTGTTGTCGTAAAGCGAAACCCAAGGACCACACTTAGGACAGGCATTAGGTTGGGCGTGAAATCTTCTATCCTCAGGGTTTTCGTATTCCTTTTTACAAAGCTCACACATATTAAAACTCTTCATAGTAGTGTTCTCTCTGTCGTAAGGAAGTTTTTCTATGATTGTGAACCTCGGACCGCAGTGAGTGCAGTTAATAAAAGGATAAAGATATCTTCTATCCTTAGGATTAAACAGTTCTATCAAACACTGCTCACAGGTTCCTATGTCTGGAAGTATAAAGGCTTCTCTCTTTCCAAACGCATTACTTTCTCTTATCTCAAAGTCCGTATAACCTACCTCATGGCTGTATTCTACCGAAAGGGAATATATACGAGCAAGGGGTGGCTTTTGGGTTTGTAAAAGTGATAAAAACTCTTCAAGCTTTTCTCCCTCTACTTCTATCCTAACGCCTTCTGGTGTGTTTATGATAAATCCTCTCAATCCCATTTCCTTAGCCAGCCTATAGACAAAGGGCCTAAATCCTACACCCTGCACCGCACCTATGATTTCAATCTTCATCCTCATATTCCATCTCCACACTCCTTAGCAGAAGATCCTGACCACCTTCTATGGTTGTATTAAAGGATCCACACTTGGGACACAGAATGTTTAACTCTTTCTTTTCAGAAACTGCTCCACATTCGTTGCACCTTAGGGTAAGTCCTTCTATTTCCAACAAAAGCTCTGCAGAGTGGGCTATCGTATTTTCTTTGAAGGTGTCAAAGGCAACCTTGAGAAGATGGGGTTCTACGCCTGACAAAACACCCACGCTAACAACAACTTTACTGACAGACTTAGCCTTGTGCTCCTCGCAGATCTTTTCCACAAGCTCCAAAAGACTTTGAACTATAGAAAACTCATGCATGCTAACATATCCTTGGTAAAAGCTCTCCCGCAGGAGGTTCTAAATATCTATAAGTTCCGTAGGGAGTTTTTAAAAGAACCTCAGGCTTTTTTTCTGAAGAAACAGTCCTTCCTATAACTGAAAAGCCTTCTAAGTTTTTTTCTTTTAGCACTTCCAAAACTTTGTTCGCATCTTCTTCTTTTACCGCTAAGATAATCTTTCCTTCGGAAGCTAAGTGATAGGGCTCCAATCCCAATAATTCACAGAGACCTAAAACTGGTTCTTTTACGGGAATTTTCTCTTCTTCTACGATGAAGGATACTTTTGAAGCTTGAGCCCACTCGTGAAGCACTGCGGACAGCCCCCCTCTTGTTGGATCCCTCATGGCATGCACCTCCGCACCAGTGGATAGTATGGCTTCCACAAGGTTCCAAAGACTGTTGCAATCGCTTTCTACACCTATTTCAAAGCCCTCCCTTTCTGCGAGGATGCATGCTCCATGGTCCCCTATGCTACCGGTTATAATCAATACATCTCCCGGCTTTACGTTGGATGCGGAAAGTCCTTCAAAAAGCACCTGACCTATGCCCGATGTGGATATAAATATTCCATCTGCGCTACCTTTCGGAACCACCTTTGTATCCCCTGCAACCACCAGGACTCCTGTTTTATCCGCTTCCTCTTTCATGCTTTTTACTATCAGCTCCAACTCATCCAACAAAAATCCCTCCTCTATGATAAAACTGGCGGAGATATATACAGGCTTTGCACCCATAACCGCAAGGTCATTAACAGTTCCCGCTATTGCTAATTTTCCTATGTTTCCACCTTTAAAGTGTATTGGCTTTACGGTAAAGGCATCTGTGGTGAAGGCTATTTTACTGCCCACATCCAAAACGGCAGAATCTTCTAATCTGTTAAGATGCGGGTTGGAAAAGTATTTTAAAAAAATCTCCCTTATAAGCTTCCAGCTGTCCTCACCACCGCCACCATGGGAGAGCTTTATCCTACTCATCACCCATCCCCTACCTAACCGTGCATACAGAACAGGCATCAAAGCTTTTCAATACCATTATAGATTTTTTCAGCTACTCCTAAAAATCTCCTACATCTGGGTTCCAGATTCCACATAGAAGGGGTGGCTATTCTGTAATCCGCTATCTTCCCCTCAACAACCTTTATCCTATGCATCAGCATTCCTCTTGAAGCCTCTACAAAAGCTGCACCTTCACCATTTAATCTTTTTACCTTTTCCATAAGGTCCAAACGGGAAGGTTCTTTTAAAAGAGAGGGAAGTTTTTTAAGATGGTTTTCTACTTCAATCAATAGGTCCCAAACTTCTAAAATTCTGGAAAGTGTTCTACTAATAAAACTTGAGCCGTAGGTTTTGTGTAGCCTATTTACTATCTTATCTCCTAAGGCTATTTTTCTTGCTATAGGACCCGTTTCGCAGGGAGCCTCCCTGTAGCGCACAATTTGTGTTTGTGAGTATACGCTTCTTTCTAAAACCTGAATATTTTTATAACTTGCAGGATGAAATCTTCTTCCCGAGTTCTATAAAAATGCCACAGTCCCCCTCTATCTTCTCCCAAAGTCCAGATTCTCTCAGTTTTTTATATTCTTCTTCTGACATGCCCACCATATCCTCTAAGAAAAATTCCTTTACATTGCATACTATTTGCATTGCAGAGTATATCTGATGGATGTCTGGCTGGGAGGTAACACCGCCCGGGACTGCATAGGAAGAATGAGGCCACTGGCCTGCAAATAGAGCAATAGCCTTAGTTATATCAGCACATAGGGAGATTGCCTTTTTCCACTTTGAACCACTGTATGGCTCAAAGTCTTTGAGCTCTTCACCCAACCTGAGAAAGTCTGGCATCAAAAAAAGATAGAACCACTTTATATGGTTCTGAATTTATCTGAGGATTACCAAGAGCATTTTCAATGGCCAAAACGCTTGCCATTAGATGGGCATGACCGCATATGCCACAAACCTTTGGTGTTATTACGAGGGCATCTGTCACTGGCCTGCCTTCAAGTGCCTTCTCCAAACTTCTTGAACCAGCAACTATTACCCTTGCATCTGAGATAACTCCGTCCTTCCACTCAAGCTCTAAGTAAGCCGTCCCCTCTACCCTTGCTAATATTCTCTTTTCAATCCTCAATTTTCAACCTCTCTGGAGCAAAGACCTTTGCTATTCCAGAAAGCATTACGTAGCCTCTTTTTGAAACACCTATGGGGAGTTCTGCGGGTATGTTGGCAAATTGCTTTGTTTCAAAGAGTCCCACTCTGGGAAAATCAAACTCAGTGCATCCAAAACATGGCGTCCCAACTCTGGTTTTGGAGCTTACAGAGTTCCAAAGGATCTTATTACATGAAGAGTAGGTTAGAGGCCCTCTGCATCCAAAATAGTAAAAAAGACACCCTTTTTTAGAGCCTAACCTTTCCGCTTCAACCTTCCACTCAAAGTATTCGTTCCTTGTGCATCCCCAATGGGCAAGAGTGGAATAAAAGACCTTCGGCCTGTTCCACTGGTCTAAATCAATAAAATAGCGGCTATCCAATCGGGATGGGCTGGACAACCAGAAAGGTTAATCACAGGCTTACCGCTTGAAGATAAAAAATCTGATCCCAACAGACCTCTTCAACTATTAACACGTCTAAATCCAATTTGCCATTCAATATATTTTCCACCACCTCTCTCTCATCGTTCAACGAAAGGGAAGGATGGTGCAAAAGCCTAATTTTCCCAAAAAGTTTATCCAGATGCTCGTAGTTTAGAAAAGAGTGGGTGTTTCCACAGCACGTAAGTCTGTGTATCCAAAGAACATTCATTTCAAAGCTCTCTTATTTATCCTAACCTTAAATCTAAGATAGTCCAGCCAGTCTTCCAAGCCTTCCTTAGTTTTACAAGACAGCGCTATGACATCTATACCCGGTTTTATCTTCCTTGCGGACCTTATTGCACTTTCTATGGGGAAGTCAACGTATGGAATTAAGTCTATCTTTGTTATCACCAAAAGGTCTGCGTGTCTAAACATGACTGGATACTTCTCCGGCTTGTCCGCACCCTCTGTGGCTGAGAGCAAGACCACATTCAGGTGCGCACCCACATCGTAAGACGCGGGACAGACCAAGTTTCCTACGTTTTCTATAAAAACAAGGTCAAGGTCCTTCAGCGGAAGCTGATGTATGCCGTTATGAACCATAAAGGCGTCTAAATGACAGGCACTTCCCGTGTTTATCTGAACAGCTGGTGCTCCCTTACTTCTCACACGTTGGGCATCAAGGTCTGTCTCAAGGTCCCCCTCTATAACACCTATCTTTACACTATCACCCAGAGCCTCTATCGTAGCCTCTATAAGGCTGGTCTTACCAGCACCGGGCGAGCTCATCAAGTTTATGGCATAAACACCATACTCTTCAAAATGCTCTCTGTTCTCCTGCGCCTGTCTGTCGTTTGCATCAAGCACTTTTGTTAAAGCTTCTACTACCTTCTTGTTTTCTTTGTGATTTTCTCCACCACATCCACACTCTTTGCACATAGTCTATCCTCCGAATGATTGTTCATTAAATAATTTATTAGTATCCAGGGACTATGCCCATGGGTGAATTGTTTGAAAAAGCCACCTAAATATAATATACCACCTAAATAAATATTTTATAATTTTTAAAATTTTTAAAAGGAGAAAGCTATTAAAAGGAGAAAGCTATGGAAACAAAGATAGCACTCTACAGTACCTCGGAACACAAGGTTGTGTTCTTTGAAGAGCTTACGCCTGCGAGCGCAGTGCAGGCTAATCAGGTGTTAATAATTCACAAAAATGAGGGAATGCTCTTGGATCCGGGAGGCTATAAGGTATTCTCCAAACTTCTATCCGATATTTCCCTCTACATTCCGCCAACTCAGATAAAATACATTTTCTTATCCCACCAAGACCCAGATATAGTGGCTTCAATAAACGGTTGGTTGATGACTACAAAAGCGGTAGCTTACATATCTAAGCTTTGGATGAGGTTTCTCCCCCAATTCGTGTTAGATAGTCAGTTGGAGGATAGGGTAGTACCCATAGACGACAGAGGAACTACCATCCTCTTAGGTGGAGAGTGTAAACTTTTAGTCTTGCCCGCTCACTTTCTTCACTCGGAGGGAAACTTTCAGGTTTATGATCCTTGTTCCAAAATACTTTTCTCCGGAGATCTGGGTGCCAGCTTAGGACAGGATTACTTTTTTGTAGAAGACTTTGATTCTCACATCAAATACATGGAAGGTTTTCACAGGCGATATATGGTAAGCAACAAAGTGCTGAGATTTTGGGCAAACATGGTTAGACAGCTGGACATAGAGATGATTGTGCCCCAGCACGGAGCGATCTTTAAAGGCAAGGAAATGGTAAATAGGTTCATAGAGTGGGTGGAAAACCTACAGGTGGGGGTTGATCTATTGACTCAAGAAAACTACAGGCTACCCGTGTGATATAATCATAAGCTATGATAAAGGTAGAGATAGTTACTCCAAAAGGTTTGGCATTCTCAAAAGAGGTAAATTCGGTAAACATTCCCACTGCAGAAGGGGAAATAGGGGTTTTAGAAAAGCACATGTATTTGATGACTCTGTTAAAACCCGGTCTTGTTTACTTTGACGGGAAGGTGGAAGGGGGAATAGCGGTTACTTACGGCTTTGTGGATGTAACACCAGAAAAGGTTATCATACTAGCAGAGGAGGCTTATACCATAGGGGAAATTGACGCCGGTAAGGAGAAGGAAGAGTTTGATAAAGCGATAAAGAAACTTGCCACTGCACAGACCATGGAAGAGATAGAAGAGATAACAAAACAAGTAGAAAGGGCAAGGATGCTTTTGGAATTAGTGGAGAGGTTTGGAAGGGTTTAGAGAGTTTGATTTTTTCAGAGGTAAAGTAAAGTTTATCCAACCTAAGGCTCATAGACTTTCTGTAGTAGAAATCCTGTTTGTTTGGAGCATAAAAGGTA includes these proteins:
- the hypF gene encoding carbamoyltransferase HypF, producing MRMKIEIIGAVQGVGFRPFVYRLAKEMGLRGFIINTPEGVRIEVEGEKLEEFLSLLQTQKPPLARIYSLSVEYSHEVGYTDFEIRESNAFGKREAFILPDIGTCEQCLIELFNPKDRRYLYPFINCTHCGPRFTIIEKLPYDRENTTMKSFNMCELCKKEYENPEDRRFHAQPNACPKCGPWVSLYDNKGSLLAEREDAILLVLKALKEGKVVAVKGIGGFHLMCNATEEEAVRTLRERKRRKEKPFAVMFKDLDQLRTFAKPTPLEEAILSSPERPIVLVERGSGTLSGAVAPGLKKIGAFLPYSPLHYIITKNLDFPLVATSGNYSEEPIVKDNAEALEKLSQLADLLLLHNRDIRRRCDDSVVKVVGGVPLPIRRSRGYAPLPIRLPYKLSKKVLAVGGMLKNTFAIAWEDRVFVSQHVGDVENYQTLKSFEEMILDFMELYEFEPEVVVCDMHPRYETTRWAKEFAEEKNIPLLKVQHHYSHILSCMAERGLKERVLGIAWDGTGYGTDGTLWGGEFLICDYKNFERVYHFRPFRLIGGEKAVKEPRRVALSILLEVFGEQALNLELPFEEKELNILFISWKKGINVPLSSSVGRLFDGVCSLLGIRHYNSYEGQSAMALEDLYDPSVKDHYSFEIEGNTVDWRPLILDLLKDKSKEKAPSRFINTLAKIALEVAKRIEIKRVCLSGGVMQNNPLVSRIVEYLTGEGFKAYTHQKVPANDGGLSLGQVAYSLFLD
- the hypA gene encoding hydrogenase maturation nickel metallochaperone HypA, translated to MHEFSIVQSLLELVEKICEEHKAKSVSKVVVSVGVLSGVEPHLLKVAFDTFKENTIAHSAELLLEIEGLTLRCNECGAVSEKKELNILCPKCGSFNTTIEGGQDLLLRSVEMEYEDED
- the hypE gene encoding hydrogenase expression/formation protein HypE, with amino-acid sequence MSRIKLSHGGGGEDSWKLIREIFLKYFSNPHLNRLEDSAVLDVGSKIAFTTDAFTVKPIHFKGGNIGKLAIAGTVNDLAVMGAKPVYISASFIIEEGFLLDELELIVKSMKEEADKTGVLVVAGDTKVVPKGSADGIFISTSGIGQVLFEGLSASNVKPGDVLIITGSIGDHGACILAEREGFEIGVESDCNSLWNLVEAILSTGAEVHAMRDPTRGGLSAVLHEWAQASKVSFIVEEEKIPVKEPVLGLCELLGLEPYHLASEGKIILAVKEEDANKVLEVLKEKNLEGFSVIGRTVSSEKKPEVLLKTPYGTYRYLEPPAGELLPRIC
- a CDS encoding nickel-dependent hydrogenase large subunit, giving the protein MRYREAPCETGPIARKIALGDKIVNRLHKTYGSSFISRTLSRILEVWDLLIEVENHLKKLPSLLKEPSRLDLMEKVKRLNGEGAAFVEASRGMLMHRIKVVEGKIADYRIATPSMWNLEPRCRRFLGVAEKIYNGIEKL
- a CDS encoding nickel-dependent hydrogenase large subunit; the encoded protein is MRIEKRILARVEGTAYLELEWKDGVISDARVIVAGSRSLEKALEGRPVTDALVITPKVCGICGHAHLMASVLAIENALGNPQINSEPYKVVLSFFDARLSQVG
- the hypB gene encoding hydrogenase nickel incorporation protein HypB; translation: MCKECGCGGENHKENKKVVEALTKVLDANDRQAQENREHFEEYGVYAINLMSSPGAGKTSLIEATIEALGDSVKIGVIEGDLETDLDAQRVRSKGAPAVQINTGSACHLDAFMVHNGIHQLPLKDLDLVFIENVGNLVCPASYDVGAHLNVVLLSATEGADKPEKYPVMFRHADLLVITKIDLIPYVDFPIESAIRSARKIKPGIDVIALSCKTKEGLEDWLDYLRFKVRINKRALK
- a CDS encoding MBL fold metallo-hydrolase, producing METKIALYSTSEHKVVFFEELTPASAVQANQVLIIHKNEGMLLDPGGYKVFSKLLSDISLYIPPTQIKYIFLSHQDPDIVASINGWLMTTKAVAYISKLWMRFLPQFVLDSQLEDRVVPIDDRGTTILLGGECKLLVLPAHFLHSEGNFQVYDPCSKILFSGDLGASLGQDYFFVEDFDSHIKYMEGFHRRYMVSNKVLRFWANMVRQLDIEMIVPQHGAIFKGKEMVNRFIEWVENLQVGVDLLTQENYRLPV
- the atpC gene encoding ATP synthase F1 subunit epsilon, with the translated sequence MIKVEIVTPKGLAFSKEVNSVNIPTAEGEIGVLEKHMYLMTLLKPGLVYFDGKVEGGIAVTYGFVDVTPEKVIILAEEAYTIGEIDAGKEKEEFDKAIKKLATAQTMEEIEEITKQVERARMLLELVERFGRV